From the genome of Streptomyces sp. NBC_01341, one region includes:
- a CDS encoding Fpg/Nei family DNA glycosylase, translating into MPEGDTVLQAARRLDTALAGHVLTRFDLRVPRFATSDLTGRRVLGVVSRGKHLLTRFEEGFTLHSHLRMDGAWCVYDPGERWRGGPAFQIRAVLATAEHTAVGYRLPVLELLRTRDEEQVVGHLGPDLLGSDWDPDTALRNLLDDPARPVGEALLDQRNLAGIGNVYMCELCFMARVTPWLPMGEIPPPLATRLVHTAKQLLEANRDRPTRTTTGAVAAVSRGRVRERLFVYGRGDRPCLRCRTPIRRAERDDRPVYWCPQCQPGPTV; encoded by the coding sequence ATGCCCGAAGGTGACACCGTCCTGCAGGCCGCGCGGCGTCTCGACACCGCGCTGGCAGGTCATGTGCTGACTCGGTTCGATCTGCGGGTCCCCCGGTTCGCCACGTCCGACCTGACGGGCCGCAGGGTCCTGGGCGTCGTCTCACGGGGCAAGCACCTGCTCACCCGGTTCGAGGAGGGCTTCACGCTCCACAGTCATCTGCGCATGGACGGCGCATGGTGTGTCTACGATCCCGGCGAGCGCTGGCGGGGTGGCCCGGCCTTCCAGATCCGCGCCGTACTGGCGACGGCGGAACACACGGCCGTCGGCTACAGGCTGCCTGTCCTGGAGTTGCTCCGGACCCGGGACGAGGAGCAGGTCGTCGGCCATCTCGGTCCTGATCTGCTGGGGTCCGACTGGGACCCGGATACCGCGCTGCGCAACCTGCTCGATGACCCGGCACGTCCCGTGGGTGAGGCCCTGCTGGACCAGCGCAATCTCGCGGGCATCGGCAATGTCTACATGTGCGAGCTCTGCTTCATGGCCCGTGTGACGCCGTGGCTCCCGATGGGTGAGATCCCGCCGCCGCTGGCCACGCGTCTCGTCCACACGGCCAAGCAGCTCCTGGAAGCCAATCGCGATCGTCCTACCCGGACCACGACGGGCGCCGTCGCCGCCGTGTCGCGCGGCAGGGTGCGCGAACGTCTTTTCGTCTACGGCCGGGGCGATCGCCCCTGTCTGCGCTGCCGGACACCCATCAGAAGGGCGGAGCGCGATGACCGGCCCGTCTACTGGTGCCCACAATGCCAGCCGGGGCCCACGGTTTAG
- a CDS encoding CsbD family protein — MTDKKAVDKLKGKAKETTGKLTGDRRKEAEGKSDQAKAKAEGAMGGVGERAKGVKDSLGDDT; from the coding sequence GTGACGGACAAGAAGGCAGTGGACAAGCTCAAGGGCAAGGCCAAGGAGACCACCGGAAAGCTCACCGGAGACCGCCGCAAGGAGGCCGAGGGCAAGTCCGACCAGGCCAAGGCCAAGGCGGAAGGGGCCATGGGCGGGGTCGGGGAGCGCGCCAAGGGCGTGAAGGACTCCCTGGGCGACGACACATAG
- a CDS encoding Dps family protein, with amino-acid sequence MSVVKSALSEGDRKVVGDALQGALVDLVDLSLVAKQVHWNVVGPRFRSVHLQLDEVVDTARQHSDTVAERASAVGVNPDGRSRTLAKTTAIDAVPEGWIKDVDAVRVLVDALRVVIDRMRERIEATDEPDPISQDILITLTADLEKHAWMFQAESA; translated from the coding sequence ATGTCTGTCGTGAAGAGCGCCCTGTCCGAAGGCGACCGCAAGGTCGTGGGTGACGCACTGCAGGGTGCGCTGGTCGACCTCGTGGACCTCTCGCTGGTGGCCAAGCAGGTCCACTGGAATGTGGTCGGCCCGCGCTTCCGGTCCGTGCACCTCCAGCTCGACGAGGTCGTGGACACGGCGCGACAGCACTCGGACACGGTGGCGGAGCGGGCTTCCGCGGTCGGCGTCAACCCCGACGGCCGGTCCCGCACTCTTGCCAAGACCACCGCCATCGACGCCGTCCCGGAGGGATGGATCAAGGACGTGGACGCGGTACGCGTGCTCGTCGACGCCCTGCGGGTCGTCATCGACCGTATGCGGGAGCGCATCGAGGCGACCGACGAACCCGACCCCATCAGCCAGGACATCCTGATCACGCTCACAGCGGATCTCGAGAAGCACGCGTGGATGTTCCAGGCCGAGAGTGCCTGA
- a CDS encoding helix-turn-helix domain-containing protein yields MILLRRLLGDVLRRQRQRQGRTLREVSSSARVSLGYLSEVERGQKEASSELLSAICDALDVRMSELMREVSDELSLAELAESAAATDAMAVPVRPMLNAVSVAGVPAGRVTIKAPAEAVDVVAA; encoded by the coding sequence ATGATTCTGCTCCGTCGCCTGCTTGGTGACGTGCTGCGTCGGCAGCGCCAGCGCCAAGGCCGTACTCTGCGCGAAGTCTCCTCGTCCGCCCGAGTCTCGCTCGGCTATCTCTCCGAGGTGGAGCGGGGGCAGAAGGAGGCATCCTCCGAACTGCTCTCCGCCATTTGCGACGCGCTGGACGTACGGATGTCCGAGCTCATGCGTGAAGTGAGCGATGAACTGTCGTTGGCCGAGCTCGCCGAGTCGGCGGCGGCCACCGATGCGATGGCTGTGCCGGTACGTCCGATGCTGAATGCCGTCTCCGTCGCCGGAGTACCGGCGGGACGGGTGACGATCAAGGCACCGGCCGAAGCGGTGGACGTCGTCGCCGCCTGA
- a CDS encoding CinA family protein, whose amino-acid sequence MTSGAAQVLRRLEERGETLGVAESLTGGLVAAELTSVPGASRTFRGSVTAYATPLKRDVLGVDGALLDERGAVDPDVALAMAVGVRRLLGADWGISTTGVAGPDPQDGKPVGTVFLAVAGPEGVRKVAGLRLNGGRADIRRESVRTLLELLSGELGENARAQDTE is encoded by the coding sequence GTGACCTCCGGCGCGGCACAGGTGCTGCGGCGACTCGAGGAGCGCGGTGAGACGCTCGGCGTCGCCGAGTCCCTCACCGGCGGCCTCGTGGCCGCGGAGCTCACCTCGGTGCCGGGGGCCTCGCGGACCTTCCGCGGGTCCGTGACGGCCTACGCCACGCCTCTGAAGCGTGACGTGCTGGGTGTGGACGGGGCGCTCCTCGACGAGCGGGGCGCTGTGGACCCGGACGTCGCACTGGCCATGGCCGTCGGTGTGCGCCGGCTCCTGGGTGCGGACTGGGGGATCTCGACCACAGGCGTCGCGGGCCCCGACCCTCAGGACGGCAAGCCGGTCGGAACCGTCTTCCTGGCCGTCGCCGGGCCGGAGGGCGTGCGGAAAGTGGCCGGGCTGAGGTTGAACGGTGGCCGGGCGGACATCCGTAGAGAGAGTGTGCGGACCCTGCTCGAGCTGCTCTCCGGCGAACTCGGCGAAAATGCGAGGGCACAGGATACGGAATAG
- the pgsA gene encoding CDP-diacylglycerol--glycerol-3-phosphate 3-phosphatidyltransferase: MTEVPASAAGGSGATPAHRGGKLGAAAVNQAGLWNIANILTMVRLLLVPGFVVLLLHDGGYDPAWRSFAWAAFAIAMITDVFDGHLARTYNLVTDFGKIADPIADKAIMGAALISLSWLGDLPWWITAVILFRELGITLMRFWVIRHSVIPASRGGKIKTLAQGIAVGMYVLALTGPLATLRFWVMMAAVVLTVVTGLDYVRQAFVLRRLGIAAEHAAAMEAVAVAADEAGRGVCVTDEPAAGATAPAVEPLGEPVVGGRGAAEADR; the protein is encoded by the coding sequence ATGACGGAAGTCCCGGCATCCGCGGCAGGCGGCTCCGGCGCGACGCCGGCGCACCGCGGCGGCAAGCTGGGCGCGGCGGCCGTCAACCAGGCCGGCCTGTGGAACATCGCGAACATCCTCACCATGGTGCGGCTGCTGCTCGTGCCGGGGTTCGTCGTACTCCTCCTGCACGACGGCGGCTACGATCCGGCGTGGCGCTCGTTCGCCTGGGCGGCCTTCGCCATCGCGATGATCACCGATGTCTTCGACGGCCATCTGGCCCGCACGTACAACCTGGTCACCGACTTCGGGAAGATCGCCGACCCCATCGCGGACAAGGCGATCATGGGTGCGGCGCTGATCAGTCTGTCGTGGCTGGGTGACCTGCCGTGGTGGATCACGGCTGTGATCCTCTTCCGCGAGCTGGGGATCACCCTCATGCGCTTCTGGGTCATCCGGCACTCGGTGATCCCTGCCAGCCGGGGCGGGAAGATCAAGACCCTCGCCCAGGGCATCGCCGTGGGGATGTACGTCCTGGCGCTGACGGGTCCCCTCGCGACCCTGCGCTTCTGGGTGATGATGGCCGCCGTGGTGCTCACGGTGGTCACCGGTCTCGACTACGTACGCCAGGCATTCGTGCTGCGCAGGCTGGGGATCGCGGCGGAACACGCGGCCGCGATGGAGGCTGTCGCGGTTGCGGCGGACGAAGCCGGCCGGGGCGTCTGCGTCACGGACGAACCGGCGGCCGGCGCCACCGCACCCGCCGTGGAGCCGCTCGGTGAGCCCGTCGTGGGGGGCCGAGGCGCCGCCGAGGCCGACCGGTGA